The Lysobacterales bacterium DNA window TCGCCGCCACCGGCCAGCGGTGCGGGATCGACCAGCTCGACCAGCAGGTGGTCGGCGTTGACGTGCAGGCCCTCGTGGGCCTGGCATTCGCTGGCGATCAGCATGAACTCGCGGCACCCGTAGGTATTGAACGCCCGGGCATCGGGGAACGCCGCCTCCAGCACCGGCCGCTGGAAGTCGTGCAGCGCCTCGGCCGCGGCGAGCACCGCGCGCGGGCCCCGGATCGCCTGGCCGTTGTCGACCAGCCACTGCGCCAGGCGCACCAGCGGCCCGGTGTAGCCGACCACGGCGCGCGGCCGCCATGCCCGAAGGGCGCGCGCGTAGTCCGCCAGGTTGTCCTCGCGCATCCGGAAACTGTCCAGCACCTTGCGGTTGAAGGCACGGTGGTAGAGCGCGTCCTTGATCCGCGTCCGCGCAGTGGGCGAGCCGACCGCGCCGCCCCAGACCATCGCCACCCGCTGGCCCGGCTCGGCGCCGGCCCAGCCGTAACCCCGCCACATCACCGCGGTGCGGCGGTCGTTGCTCTCCCGCGTGAAGCCGAAGCGCAGGGGCACGCCGGTGGAGCCGCCGGTCGCCTTGAACATCAGCCGGTCGCGGAACGGCGCCGCCTTCAGGTCCTCGAAGCCGGCACGGATGGCGGCCTTGTCCAGCAGCGGCAGGCGGGCCCAGTCGGCCATCGACTTCAGGTCGCCCGGCTCGAAGCCGATCGCCTGCCAGCGCTGCCGGTAG harbors:
- a CDS encoding phenylacetate--CoA ligase family protein, yielding MSLYATAFRHLLLPAYEGLRGRHTLRHLREYEASQWLDPEQLDALQWRKLTALVAHCWQHVPFYRQRWQAIGFEPGDLKSMADWARLPLLDKAAIRAGFEDLKAAPFRDRLMFKATGGSTGVPLRFGFTRESNDRRTAVMWRGYGWAGAEPGQRVAMVWGGAVGSPTARTRIKDALYHRAFNRKVLDSFRMREDNLADYARALRAWRPRAVVGYTGPLVRLAQWLVDNGQAIRGPRAVLAAAEALHDFQRPVLEAAFPDARAFNTYGCREFMLIASECQAHEGLHVNADHLLVELVDPAPLAGGGEGGQVAVTDLHNWGMPLLRYVNGDLAVAGPTGRCACGRGLPRLSGIQGRRLDAIRTPDGRLLPGEFFPHLLKDVPGIARFQVVQERLDALVLSIVPGAGFGPAQQATVQSEVRRVLGDAIRLDLQLVDDIPLTPSGKFRVTISRLP